Genomic window (Paraglaciecola psychrophila 170):
GGTGGATACGGACATGTTGCCGTGTAGGTCGACAAATTCTTACTGCGCCAAAAACTATCTGCAAATTCATTCACTAAGCTTAGCAACTGCTCTGCCTTGTCACGCACAATATGTTGTTTACACGCTGATGCAGTTAACATAATTTCATGCACTAAAGAATGTGTATTGGGAAACTGCTCTAATTGTGGTGCCTTAAAATAGTCTCCCCAAATCACCCGGATCTCTTCTTTAACGTTATTAGCATGCATTTCTTTTTCTCGCGTTAAGCGGCTTAGCTGTGAATATTCGGCGGCCGTAAGCTGCGGTTTATCACTTAATTCTGTTATCAGGTCTATAAAGCGCAGCACACTTAAGCAAGATACCTGCGCTACAATAGGATCATAAATTTTGCACGGAATATCGCAGTGCGCTGCCGCCGAGGCTATTCCAAATTTATTGTCGAATGCGTGAATTAAGCCAGCAATCATATATGTTCCTTATTGGTGTTATTGCGTTTTTTAATCATTACTTTTGTTAGCAGAAATACGCCGGTGCTAAGTAGTGCAAATAGCGACACATAATAGGCTGTATGTAAAAAATCGCTGCTCCAATGGCTGTGCTCATGGCCAGGGTGAGAGAACGAATAAAAACTAGGGCTTAGTAGCAGGGTAAATATTACACATTGGATAATAGGTTTCATGGTCATTCCTTATTGTGGTTAAATAAACGGTAAAGTCTTCAAACAGAGATTAATTTGACTGCTTCGTGGTTAAACTGTTGAGTTGACATGGATGTTTTAGTGAAAGGCTATCGTGATGCAGATGTCTAAATTGGAGTAAGGCAAAATTGGCTTTGCTCTTACCCCGTCTTAATGCTTCTTTTTGCTCCTCAGATTGCTCGTTGAGCAATAGGGCATTAATAATGTTGTAGGCTTTAGTTAACTCGTTCTCACTTAAGGCATGTTCATTTTGTTGGGTATATAATTCAGCTAAGTTATGAAAGCTAGCGAGTAGTGCAGCAACCGCTGCTTTTCCTGAATTGAGCATATTGATAAGCATAATCGCTTCGCAAATCGCGATTTCATAATGCTCAATAGAATCCATAATTTGATTTTTTTCGAAATATGAATTACCTGCTAAAGTATGGTATTTCCAAGACATAAAATGCGGGTCTTGGTTAATATTTTTATCCTGTTGCATGCAATCTCTCCAGTAACAAAACAGCACAAATTAACTATGAATATAATAACGTAAATTATTTTGCCTCAAAGCACCTTCGCAGGAAAATAGAGACGGTTACTGTAATGCTCGAAGCGTTATTCAAAATTTGTTTAAGCCACGTTGCCGTGCCAGGTATATTCCAATTTAAGTTCAAGTATGGGGGTATGTAGAAGTCATATTATGATAGTCGACACAGTAGAATTTATAGTTCTGCCATGTCGTCTGCCTACTCAGCTATCGTGAATGTACCTTTCATCATTGCAAAATGTCCTACAAAAGAACAAAAGAAAGTGTAGTCACCACCTACCTTCAGATCACTAAGATTGAATGAAACACTGTCACTTTCGCCTCCTCCAATAATTTTTGTATTGGCGATGACTCTAATGTCGGCAGGTTTCAAATATTGATTTTCAAGTCCAGCGCTCCATCCTTCTTGTGCTGCCCCTTGAGCATTTTCGGTGGCAGAAAGCACCCAGTTATGGCCCATCGCATTTCGAGGAAGTGAGCCTGTGTGGGTTAAATTAATCGTCACTGTTTTGCAGACTGCTGCAGACACTGTCAGTGCTGCAGGAACAAAATTCATATTGTCACCTACTTGAACTTCAATGTTGCAAGAGTTTGCATATACGTCAGAGGAAATGAGTGTTATTAGCAAACATCCATAATATAAAAATTTCATATTTTTACCCTTTATAAAAATTCATGATGACATTAAAATCCACTAAATGCAAATGATAACAATTACTATTTGCATTGAGTTTTATTTGTTTTTCGTTTCAAAATAGAGCGGAATAAGCGTTTATTTGCGTAATAAAATGTACCTTATGTCATCAAATTGTTCGCCCAAAAATAAGATCTACACACATCAAATTTAATAACAAATATGCGATAAAAAATCGGACTATATTCACATACAGCCCGTTGCTTAATATCGTCTATCTTTATGTGCTTAAAACGTCATTTTTACAGCCAACCCGATCATTCTAGGTGAAGCCAAAGGCGCATAGAAATTACCATCATCTCCAAATAGAAAGTTCTGGTATGCCTGTCCCGCTGCATATCGTTGGTTACTTATATTTTCCACATTTATTGACACTGACCATTTATCTGTTTCATAGCCTGCTGACAGCCCACCAATATATTGCATATCTCTGACCGCAGTTCCTTCTGGATTAAGTGGCGTTTTTCCGATTGCTTGCAAGTCTGCTTGCACATACCAATGGTCTGTGAATCGGTAAATCAGGCCTAGATAGGCATCAAATTTCGGTATTAAGTAGACACTATTACCTTTCAGGTTTTGAGTAGAAGTAAATGGATAATCCTTGTACTGGGCATCGGTGTAACCAAACCCTAAATTAATGGAGAGCTTTTTAGTCAGATATCCAGACAGTTCAGCCTCCAAAC
Coding sequences:
- the sodN gene encoding superoxide dismutase, Ni; its protein translation is MIAGLIHAFDNKFGIASAAAHCDIPCKIYDPIVAQVSCLSVLRFIDLITELSDKPQLTAAEYSQLSRLTREKEMHANNVKEEIRVIWGDYFKAPQLEQFPNTHSLVHEIMLTASACKQHIVRDKAEQLLSLVNEFADSFWRSKNLSTYTATCPYPPSEKVVYPRLSQH
- the azu gene encoding azurin, which codes for MKFLYYGCLLITLISSDVYANSCNIEVQVGDNMNFVPAALTVSAAVCKTVTINLTHTGSLPRNAMGHNWVLSATENAQGAAQEGWSAGLENQYLKPADIRVIANTKIIGGGESDSVSFNLSDLKVGGDYTFFCSFVGHFAMMKGTFTIAE